The sequence below is a genomic window from Rickettsia prowazekii str. Breinl.
AATAAGTAATGGCAAGTTTACCATCGTCACTATCAATATTAGCAATTTTAGATAGTCTTCTTTTACTTTTTCCTATATTACTTTTAACTGTGCCTACATTTTTAACTGGCCTCCCATAGGTTATAGCAAAATATTTTTTGATAACCAATTTTTCTTTAAAAGCATTATGAAGTTTTACACTACTTAAATAATTTTTTGCTATTAAGAGTAGACCACTTGTTTCTTTATCTAACCTATGTACTAACTTAAAATCAGCACCTTGATAATTCAAATATTTTAATGCAGAGTCAATAGATAAATTGATTTTACTTCCTCCTTGAGTAGCGAGGCTTGCAGGCTTATTTATAGCGATCAAATGATCATCTTCATATATCAAATAATCAGTCAAAATTTTCTTCGCTAACTTAATTTCAGCATCAGCAAAAACTAATGTTTCATGTTGTGTAACAGGTAAATTAAAGTAATCATTAATAAAAATTGTATCTCCTACTTTTACTCTTAAATTCGCTTCTGCTTTTTGAAAATTAACGGTGATTTGTTTTTGGCGCAATGCTTTCTCTATTACTCCTTGAGTCAATAATGGATATAGACGTTTTAGATATTTATCTAGCCTGAAAGGAATAGGAATATTGACATCAATTATCATTTAGAACTTTTTATTATTTTATTGTATGTATTGATTCTGCCACTTTGAACATGCGATCAAGCAATAAATAATACCAAATTCATTTCTCGAACTATGTAAACAATACAAACTTCACCACAAAACATTTTAACTATTTTTAAATAAAAAGTAGCACCAAATTATTATAGATAAAAGGATTATAGCAACAAACTGGTGTATAGAAGCAATGATTATAGGTACAGAGTATACAATAGTAATTATTCCAGTAGCTATCTGTATCAATAATACAATTATGAGAAAATATGCTATCTTTGTTAATTGAAGATGTTTTACTTTGAATAAGCAAATTACCAAAATTGCATTCACTGCAAATACACTAAAACCACCTAAACGATGCATGAATTGCATAAAAACTGGATCATACAAATTTGTCAGATTAAATAAATTATCTTGTATCTCAATCGGGATAAAATTATCACCCATTAGCGGGAAATTATTATATACCAGCCCTGCATCAAGCCCTGCAACTAAAGCACCTTAAAAAATTTGTATATATATTACAGTAATAGAAATACAAGAAAATATTAGTAATAATTTCTGTGATGGTATTAACAAAAGATCACAATAATTTTTTATTAATTGATAAAAAAGTATATGATAAATAATCACAGCAATAATTAAATGAAAGGCAAGCCGAAAATGACTAACAGAGTGATTATTCAATAAGCCGCTTTCAACCATATACCACCCCATAAAGCCTTGTATACAAAATAACAACAAAGCAATAATATAAGGTAGCATTTTACACATTTTTATAACACCTTGAAAATAAAAACATATTAAAGGTACAATATATATTAAAGTTGTAATTCTACCAAGTAATCGATGTATAAACTCCAACAGATAAATAAACTTAAATTGTGATAAAGTAATGTCGTAATTAACTGACTGATATTCAGGAAAAGCTTTATATTTAGCAAATTCCACTTGCCAACTTTCAAAACTAAAAGGAGGTAAAAGACCTGTTACCGGAGACCACTCCACTATAGACAAACCAGCACCAGTAAGCCTAGTTATCCCCCCTATAATAATCATTAATATAACCATGATACAGCTTATAAATAACCATCTTGTAATTAAGTTTTGATGCATTTGTCTTATATTTTTTATTATTGATAGAAGCTAAATAATTTAAAATACTTAACGTAAATTCATTTTTACATAATCACCACTAAAGTGTCCTTAATGCTTATATTTACTTAAGTATTGAGGTGATATATCGCATGTTCATAAGTATTATATCTTCGGGAACTAAAAAAACTTATATAAGTTTAGATATAGATTATCATAATTTCACGGTAAAAAATAACAAGATAACTGAATCAGTATTAGGTACACAAACTATTGTTCTACAAAACTGATATCGCTTCAATTACTGCTAAAGTATCTTTAAATAGATTGATAATTCACTGTGATTGCACATAAAAAAAGAATTTAATAATAATATATACTGGCTAGCTCAGAACATAAAAATGACTACAATAACTTCTATATTATATGATTCTAATTCTTTTTTGACACTGAAACAATGAATTATCCTGTGTTGTAGGAATAATATTATCCACAACAAATACAATTAAATTTGAAAGCAGTAATACAGTTCTGCTTTAGTGTAATACTGTAATTTATTGACGTAACACAGTTATAAAAATATCAATAATATTGATATTTTTAGTTATTTTTTATCGTTGCAAAACCATTATATAACATCCAAAATGCTATCCACAAGACGTTTTTTATTGGAATTTTTATTACGGTACTTACGTTTCGCTTTTTTTGGAGCGACTTGTACTTCTTCTAATGATATACCATTACTTTCTACAACCTTCATCTCTTCAACAACGCTTACGGTTTGCGCTACCAACTCTTTTACACCTAAACTCTGATCTTTTACTGCATTTACAATGTTATTATTAGCTGTTTTCCATTTATGTTTATTTTTGCGTAATTGTTCTTTTTTCGGCTCTTCTTCAGTATAATCAGCACTATGATTCTGAATTACCGGCTTAACAGTATTAACACTATTGTTTTTCTTCAACAATTTCACTTTTTCAATTGAATAACTATCTGATGTAGCATTAGGATCAGAATAAAAATTAAGCTTTATATTGTATTTTTCTTCAATAAATTTTATCTCAGCACGTTTATTATTAAGTAAATAAATCACTGAAACAATATTGGTAAAAACATTTATTATATCAATTCTTTCTTCAAAAATTTCATTCTCTATAGTACGTAAAATTAACATAGCATTAGCATCACTCGCTCTAATAACTCCTTTACCGTTACAATGGAAACAAACTTCTGAATTAGTTTCTAAAAAAGAGGAGCGTAATCGCTGCCTTGAAAATTCAAGTAACCCAAACTGACTAATATTACCGGTTTGTATACGAGCACGATCACGACTTAAAAATTCTTTAAAAGATCGTTCAATGATTTTACGATTCTTAGCTTCGCTCATGTCTATAAAATCAACGACTATTAAACCTGATAGATCTCTAAGCTTGACTTGCTTTGCTACTTCTTTTGCTGCTTCTAAATTAGTTTTTAGCGCAGTTTCTTCAATATTTTTTTCAGAAGTGGATTTACCAGAATTTACATCAATTGAAATCAACGCTTCTGTAGGATTAATAACTATATATCCACCTGAAGGTAGTGTCACAACAGGCTGATATAATTTTACTAATTGCTCTTCTACTTGAAACTGAGTAAATATAGGAGTTTTATTTTTATGCTCTTTCAACTTGGCAAGTTCTGAAGGCAATAAATCCTGCATAAATTTTGAAGCATCTTCATATGCTTCCTGTCCTTGAATCACTACTTCTTTAACATTGTGATCACACATATCACGTATAGTTTTACGTATTATACTATCTTCTTCATGAATAAAACACGGCGCTGAAAATTTAATGGTACTTTTACGAATTTTATTCCATAATCTTGCTAAGTAATTATAGTCTTTCTTCAAATCTAAGGTGCTACTGCCTCTACCTGCAGTTCTAACAATTACACTATAAGTAATTTTTTGAATACTTACTATTTTATTTAAAATATCTTTCAGTCTTTTTCTTTCTTCTCCATTTGATATTTTACGCGATATACCGTTTTGTGAACTTGTATTAGGCATTAAAACACAATATTTACCAGCCAAAGATATATAAGTAGTAAACGCAGCACACTTATTGCCTCGTTCTTCCTTAGTAACTTGCACCAATAATACTTGGTTTTTTCTTATTACATCTTGAACTTTATACGGTTTATATTGTGAAATATTTAACTCAGTGGTACAGCTTTGTATAATTTCAATATCGTCAGCTGACTCTAAATTAAACTCTGACTGAAATTTACTTTCTACTAAATCTTCTATTGTTTTGAGATCAATTTCTTCATTATCAATCAAAGAATCATATATAATAGATGGCTTCTCTTGATCGTCCTCAATCGTGATATTTGCAAGAGCTATTTCAGGAAAAGCATTAACTGGAAAAGTACTCTCTGCGGTAGGCAAATTGTAATAGTTAGGATGGATTTCACTAAACGGTAAAAAACCACTTTTATCCATTCCATACTCTATAAACACAGCTTGTAGCGACGGTTCTATTCTTGTCACTTTTGCTAAATAAATGTTACCTTTATTTTGTTGTCTTACGGTTGTTTGAAACTCAATATCTTCTATATTGTTACTTTGTCCTAATAAAACTACTCTTGTTTCACTTGGGAAATTAGCATCAATTATAATCTTTTTATGCATTTATCTTGCTCACTAACTTGAAGAACATATAATTAATATAATGCTTGTATCTTAAGACAAATCATTGCTTATCTTGTATTAATTTCTTAACAAAATCATTTTATCCATAAAAAATTTATCCATAATTAAAAAATGAAATTTTAGATAAACTTTAAATAACACCTCTTTAAAATACTAAAAAATATATTATTACTTTCTTACATTAAAATATTTTCATATTATTTAATTCATTATTTTTAAATTAAATAATAATTTATATACAATAAGACTACCATACTGGATTAAAAGCTGATAATCTAATAACTATTATACCTAAATTGGATTACGAATCTCTTTATTTAATTTTTAAGATAATAATCTTAATTATAATTATGAGTTATATACCATGTACCTATGTTTAGCAAATACTTAATTTATGACTTTAAAAAACGATTATAAAACTAATTTTTTTTCACTTTTTGGAATATTTATTTTTTCCTGTATCAATGCTATAAATTTTTATAATTTTAAAATCTTTTTACTGATTAAAAATTTAGGAGGAGAACAAATAAATAATATAAATCAAACTAAATTTATAGGTTCAATAATAGCAGGCTTTTCCTTAATACAATTAATTAATAAGTTAAGTAATAAGAGAATTATTTTAATTAGCTTATCTTTATTAATTATATGTACAATAAACCTAATTATATTAAATAATTATACTTTAATTAAAATTAATTTTATTTTAATTAATTTTGGAATATTTTCATATTTCACTTCTAGAACATTAGACATAATCGAGATTAGCAAAGTAAAAAAATATCTTTTTCTAGCTTGTATAATATTGTTATGGGCGGGTGGAAACTTAATGGTAGATTTATTAAATCCATTTATAAAACCCACAAATAATACTATAGTAATTTGTGCATTATTATACTGTATCAATATACTAACCGAATTTCTGCATTATAATCACACATCTCATAAATTAAATTTAAATTCAAAATTTTCATCTTTAATAAAAAATATTGAATTACAATTATTAACAGGTTTTGTAGTTTCTTATATCACCTTAAATATATTATGGTATTATGAAGCTTTTGCATTAAAAAAACAATTAGCATTAATTAATTTAAAACTCATACTAAAATATATTTTCCTAACAATATGTTTTGCGATAATTCCTATATGTTACATATTAAGCAAAATAAATAAATATTTTGCTAATTTATCACTAAATATAATTTTACTTATCTGCTTTATTTTACTACCAATTCATGGGACTAATAAAAATCTTAATATATTATATATAATATTAATCGGTAATTGTTTAGGAGCCATTTTTATTTGTAATATTTTAATACTAATTGATAAATTTCAAGATTACGAACTCAGAACCGCTTTATTGTCATATTTTTCAATGTGCAGCATCGGCATATATGCTGGTGCTTTATCATCCCATGTACCATACGGCACTATTAAAGGAAGTGATTTTTTATTCTCAGTTTTTGCTGTAGTTGGTAGTTTTGTAACTTATCATTTTTGGTATTTTATTCAGTATAAATTGTATAGGTTCTAATTTCATCTTGTTTACCGGTCTACTGGAAATAATTACAGATACTATATAGTATCTGTAATTGGACCTTATGTTCAAGGCAGAACATAACATAAGCTAGACGTCTTGAAGCATACAACACCACTTATTGATGCTCACAATGGTGATTATGTAATATTTTGTAACAAAATATTATTTGTATAATTTGCAATTAAATATTAACATTTAAATATATTTAAACAACCTCGTATGCATCAAAGTACATTATTAAAACCAGTTAGTTGTTATGGTATTGGGGTACACACAGGAAAACGTACTCAGTTAACTATAGAACCTGCTAAAGAAAATACTGGAATTATATTCATAAGAACCGATATATCTTCTGAAAATAATTATATTGAAGCTAGCTATTGTAATGTATCCGATACTTTATTATCGACCACTATAAGTAATAATCATAAAATTCAAATTTCAACAATTGAACATTTAATGGCAGCACTTTGGGGATGCAGCATTGATAATGCAATCATTAAAATTGATGGTCCCGAAGTTCCAATTATGGATGGTAGTAGTAAACCTTTTGTGTTTATGATTGAATGTGCAGGTAAAAAATTACAAAATGCTCCTAAAAAATATCTAAAAATTTTAAAAGAGGTCAAAGTAGTTAATAAAGATTGTGAATTATATTGTACTCCTTCCGAGCACATGGCTGTAGATTTAACTATTGATTTTAGTAGTAAAGCTATAGGGAGGCAAAATCTAAGTTTTGGAATGCAAGAATCATTTACTAAAAACATTGCTGATGCTAGAACTTTTGGTTTTATAAGGGATGTTGAGTATCTGAAAAGCAAAGGACTCGCACAAGGCGCCTCATTTGAGAATGCTATAGGAATAGACGAACATGATAAAGTATTAAACCCAAGTGGCTTACGTTATGCAGATGAGTTTGTTCGTCATAAACTATTAGATTTATTCGGCGATTTATATACAAGCGGCATTAGCGTTGTAAGTGCAATTAAGGGGTATAAAACAAGCCATGCTTTTAATAATGAATTATTGCATAAAATATTTAGCGATACTACATCTTATAAATTTGTAACCAGTAACGAGTTATAATAATCATAATTATCTCATATTGATACATTGCGTTTTCTTTTTTGCATCCTTTTTAAATCTTAACATTTTTATTTCAATAGTATTAACTATTTAATCTATAGATTTTAATTTGACTATAATTTTGATAAAGTAAATGTATTTTGAAGATAAGTTGCTTTTCTATATTACTATTTTTCTTTAAAAATGCTTCCTCATATTACGGAAATTCTTGTATTTTCTGCTCTTATGCATACTTCTATAATCCTTATCCTTTTTAATTTTTTAAAGCGAATGTTTGTATAATACTTATAACTCTCTAATTGCTCTAAATAATTTTAGATGGGAGTTTTATTATATTCTTAATATATATTTAATGACGAAATCGTCATTATTAATAAAAGCACATTATCACTAGCATCTAATATAAGAAATCAAATTATTAACCTAAATTATTTTCAAATATTCAGTGACATTATAAATTCATTTGTTATAAGATCGCTTCTTATTATCAAAATAACTAATTTTATATACTAATAAATCATTTTATGAATTTGATACAAACTATGAACTTGAAAAGTATAATTTGAATCATGCCTTCCTATACTAACTCCTAAAACAACAGCGACAACTATCACAGTAATATAATAGTAAAAAATACTGACACTACATCACTTAATACTATTATTTAGTGGGTTTTACTTTGTCTAAAACTAGACTAAATAAGATTGAGCATTTTTTATATTTTCCTAACCTTTGATTTAAAAATCAAAAAATTTTTTATAAATTTTACTTTTATTTTATTTATTATTTTATTAACTTCGTTTACAACTTGAGTTATATTATAAATTCTAATCAACAAACAAAATAAATGACTGGAAAAGAGTTAAATAAAATTGTTGCAGCAATCTTATTTGCTAGTTTAATTGCTATGATTGTTGGATTTATTGCAAATATATTATATAAACCAAACTTACATGTTTTACATCGCGGTTATAGCATTGCAATTCAAAAATCATCAAGCAATGAAAGTGCTACAGTAATCGCGCAAGAATCGGTAAATATACAGGAATTGATGAAAACTGCTAACGCAAATCATGGTCGTGAAATAGCAAAAAAATGTTTAATGTGTCATTCTCTTGACAAAGACGGTCCAAATAAACTAGGACCACATCTTTGGAATATAGTAGGAAGACCAAAAGCAAGCATAACAGACTATAAATACTCCTTTGCTATATCAAAACTTGGAGGCGTATGGGATGATGAAAATTTATTTGCTTTTTTACACAAACCAAGTAGCTATGCCCCAGGAACTAAAATGTCCTTTGCAGGTATCTCAAAACCACAAGACATAGCTGATGTAATATTATTTTTAAAAAACTATGTTCATGATCAATAATTATCTCAACGAGATATGGTTAATAATTGGAATAATTTGTATACTTGTTGAATGCTATATAGTTCAAAATATGGGCTTCTTATTCTTGGGACTTGGAGCATTATCAAATAGTCTTGTTGTATATAACAAGCCTTTAGTGATATTTACTTTAACAAATCAAATAACATTTTTTGGTCTATTTTCACTTGTATGGTTTTGTATATTATATTATCCTCTTAAAAAATATGTTTATAATAAAACTGATAAAACAAAAAGTTACTCGGATATGATAGGAAAAACGGTAGAGGTTTATAGTCCTACTGTTTCTTCCAATACTATAGGACAAGTAAAATGGTCTGGCGCTATTATGAATGCTTATCTTGCGCCAAATGAAATCGATGCAAAAATAGGAGAACAACTTTTTATCATCGGAGTAAAGGGAAATATACTAATTTGTTCTAAGCATAGATTTAATAATAATGCTGATTACTGCTAACCGACATTATTGTATTAAAAATTATAATTTCGTTTAAAATGCTAACTTATAGCATTTTTTGTTTTTCTTAGATTACCACATATTCTACAATTTCTTACAATGATAGTGTGGATATCTGTATAAGATCTAAATATTCTCTTTAAACCAATCAAAAGCTTTTTTAAAGAAATTAATATTTTCATCAAGTCTAATATGAGATAAAGCTTTTTGCTGCTTTAATGCATGAATTTTTAGCATACCTATAGCTGCTGAATACATAGCCGGATTGTAGTCTTCTGTAAAACCAGCAATAATCTCTGGTTTACCAATTCTACTCTGTTTTGCAAAAATTTTATTTGAAAGCTCTTTAAGCCCTCTAAGCTGCGATCCACCTCCAGTAATTACAACTCTAAAAACTTCAAACTGCCCTTTTGTTGCTTTATCATATTCTGCTTTTACCATTGATAATATTTCTTCAGCTCTTGCACTTATTACCTCAGCCAATCTATAAATTGTTAATGAAATATTTAAATTATGAGGAATATCAACATGAAAATCATCCATATTTATAATACTATCTTTCTCAAATAAAGGTATAATTGCATTACCGTATAAAATTTTTAATTTCTCGGCGGTAACAAGATCGATACCAAAGACTTTAGCAATATCCAAACTAATATGAAAACTACCTATATTTAAATGCCAGGTATATATTAATTTATCAGCAAAAAAAATGCCGCAAGAAGTTGTTTGATCGCCTATATCTATAATAAGCACACCTAAATTTTTTTCATCATTTGTAAGACAGCTAATAGCAGAAGCATAAATTGCTAGAGTAATATTTGTGACCTCAACATGACATTTAGCAAAGCATTGTACAATATTGGATAATAAATTTGAACGAGCAGAAATAATATGTAATTCACAACTAAGTGCTCTACCGTACATACCGATAGGATTCTCGACTGAATTATTATCAAGTGTAAATTCAAGAGGAAAATAATGAATAATTTCCTGGTTTTTAAATTTAAATTCAACTAATGCTTTTTGTAGTAACTTTTTAATATCCTGCTGTGTTACAGTTTGTCCATTAATTTTAATGGTATAATTAATATAATAAGATTTAGTCTCAGCGCCAGACAACGATAATATAATTTTGTTTATGTTTTTACCGCAATCTTTTTCAAGTGCATAAATCGCTGTAAGAATACTAGTTTCAGCATTTTTTAAATCTAATATCACTCCTGACTTAATCCCTTTAGAATGATGTAAATTTTGGCTAGCTACTTTAATTTCACCTTTTTTACTAATATAGGCAGCAATTACGGCAATCTTACTACTACCGAAATCAAATGTTACAAAATTTGATATTTTCTCTTTCATTTTTATGCTTCTTATTATAAAAATTGCATTGCAAAGAGTGCACCAACGTTGCAATTCACAAAAAGATTTTTAAAAATTATGTAAATCAGAATTTTTAACTTGATTGCTTCGTTGAATTACTACTTAATTACTATAGGAAACTGTAACACGCAAACAAGCTTGCTTGACAATGATAATTCTCAATATTTCTGTATATAATATTTATTTCTATCTCTTAAATCTAAAGCCTTATAATTTTGATTAAAAAGCTTGTTAGTCTTATTGAGTGCATCGATATATTTTAATGCTGTTTCAAATTCTTTTTCAGGTAATTTTATACTAATATTCCCTTTAAGATTTAAATCCCATCTTCTATCTCCAACTCTTATAGCAACTAAAGTTTTATTGAGTAATGCAGGATATTTCTGCAACTCTAATACTAATTTACTTGCATAGATGTTCGCACCTTCCCCTACAACATGTAATAAGTGAGAAAAAGGTTGAATATCTTTACTAATTTTATAACCTTCTTCATCAATTAGAAAAAGTTGATTATTAATTTGCCAAATAGCAATAGGTTCTCTTTCAAATAATTTTATATATACTGTATTTGGTAATCTTCTACTGACATATACTTCCTTAATCCATTTACTTTTCTTTAAATTATTACTAATTTCATCTAATTTAAGAGAAAAAATAGGACTACTCTTATTCGCATTTAAAACCTTTAATATTGTAAGCTCATCAACATTTTGCTGTCCTTCAATAATCACATTCTCAAGTCTAAATCCAAGTTTTGTTGTGACTTGATATATATTTGTTATGAGATATGTTTTTATGCTAGTAAAATATTTTGTAAAAACAAATAGACATACAAAGATCATTAAAACAATCTTAAGCACTAATATTGCTTTTTTATACATTAAGCCCAGTTTTCTGCGTAATGAGATATTATTAGTATTTTTTGTTTGTTTGTTTTTATTTGAGATTGTTTTTTGTCT
It includes:
- a CDS encoding RluA family pseudouridine synthase; the protein is MIIDVNIPIPFRLDKYLKRLYPLLTQGVIEKALRQKQITVNFQKAEANLRVKVGDTIFINDYFNLPVTQHETLVFADAEIKLAKKILTDYLIYEDDHLIAINKPASLATQGGSKINLSIDSALKYLNYQGADFKLVHRLDKETSGLLLIAKNYLSSVKLHNAFKEKLVIKKYFAITYGRPVKNVGTVKSNIGKSKRRLSKIANIDSDDGKLAITYYKLLKSLNNNLFLIEFMPVTGRMHQLRLHAQLLGCPILGDDKYGNKEIMPYSKYMFLHANNIYLSETIVGKEIKLEAKLPFYFTRRII
- a CDS encoding Rne/Rng family ribonuclease, yielding MHKKIIIDANFPSETRVVLLGQSNNIEDIEFQTTVRQQNKGNIYLAKVTRIEPSLQAVFIEYGMDKSGFLPFSEIHPNYYNLPTAESTFPVNAFPEIALANITIEDDQEKPSIIYDSLIDNEEIDLKTIEDLVESKFQSEFNLESADDIEIIQSCTTELNISQYKPYKVQDVIRKNQVLLVQVTKEERGNKCAAFTTYISLAGKYCVLMPNTSSQNGISRKISNGEERKRLKDILNKIVSIQKITYSVIVRTAGRGSSTLDLKKDYNYLARLWNKIRKSTIKFSAPCFIHEEDSIIRKTIRDMCDHNVKEVVIQGQEAYEDASKFMQDLLPSELAKLKEHKNKTPIFTQFQVEEQLVKLYQPVVTLPSGGYIVINPTEALISIDVNSGKSTSEKNIEETALKTNLEAAKEVAKQVKLRDLSGLIVVDFIDMSEAKNRKIIERSFKEFLSRDRARIQTGNISQFGLLEFSRQRLRSSFLETNSEVCFHCNGKGVIRASDANAMLILRTIENEIFEERIDIINVFTNIVSVIYLLNNKRAEIKFIEEKYNIKLNFYSDPNATSDSYSIEKVKLLKKNNSVNTVKPVIQNHSADYTEEEPKKEQLRKNKHKWKTANNNIVNAVKDQSLGVKELVAQTVSVVEEMKVVESNGISLEEVQVAPKKAKRKYRNKNSNKKRLVDSILDVI
- the lpxC gene encoding UDP-3-O-acyl-N-acetylglucosamine deacetylase produces the protein MHQSTLLKPVSCYGIGVHTGKRTQLTIEPAKENTGIIFIRTDISSENNYIEASYCNVSDTLLSTTISNNHKIQISTIEHLMAALWGCSIDNAIIKIDGPEVPIMDGSSKPFVFMIECAGKKLQNAPKKYLKILKEVKVVNKDCELYCTPSEHMAVDLTIDFSSKAIGRQNLSFGMQESFTKNIADARTFGFIRDVEYLKSKGLAQGASFENAIGIDEHDKVLNPSGLRYADEFVRHKLLDLFGDLYTSGISVVSAIKGYKTSHAFNNELLHKIFSDTTSYKFVTSNEL
- a CDS encoding c-type cytochrome; protein product: MTGKELNKIVAAILFASLIAMIVGFIANILYKPNLHVLHRGYSIAIQKSSSNESATVIAQESVNIQELMKTANANHGREIAKKCLMCHSLDKDGPNKLGPHLWNIVGRPKASITDYKYSFAISKLGGVWDDENLFAFLHKPSSYAPGTKMSFAGISKPQDIADVILFLKNYVHDQ
- a CDS encoding NfeD family protein yields the protein MFMINNYLNEIWLIIGIICILVECYIVQNMGFLFLGLGALSNSLVVYNKPLVIFTLTNQITFFGLFSLVWFCILYYPLKKYVYNKTDKTKSYSDMIGKTVEVYSPTVSSNTIGQVKWSGAIMNAYLAPNEIDAKIGEQLFIIGVKGNILICSKHRFNNNADYC
- the ftsA gene encoding cell division protein FtsA, whose protein sequence is MKEKISNFVTFDFGSSKIAVIAAYISKKGEIKVASQNLHHSKGIKSGVILDLKNAETSILTAIYALEKDCGKNINKIILSLSGAETKSYYINYTIKINGQTVTQQDIKKLLQKALVEFKFKNQEIIHYFPLEFTLDNNSVENPIGMYGRALSCELHIISARSNLLSNIVQCFAKCHVEVTNITLAIYASAISCLTNDEKNLGVLIIDIGDQTTSCGIFFADKLIYTWHLNIGSFHISLDIAKVFGIDLVTAEKLKILYGNAIIPLFEKDSIINMDDFHVDIPHNLNISLTIYRLAEVISARAEEILSMVKAEYDKATKGQFEVFRVVITGGGSQLRGLKELSNKIFAKQSRIGKPEIIAGFTEDYNPAMYSAAIGMLKIHALKQQKALSHIRLDENINFFKKAFDWFKENI
- a CDS encoding cell division protein FtsQ/DivIB; this translates as MRQKTISNKNKQTKNTNNISLRRKLGLMYKKAILVLKIVLMIFVCLFVFTKYFTSIKTYLITNIYQVTTKLGFRLENVIIEGQQNVDELTILKVLNANKSSPIFSLKLDEISNNLKKSKWIKEVYVSRRLPNTVYIKLFEREPIAIWQINNQLFLIDEEGYKISKDIQPFSHLLHVVGEGANIYASKLVLELQKYPALLNKTLVAIRVGDRRWDLNLKGNISIKLPEKEFETALKYIDALNKTNKLFNQNYKALDLRDRNKYYIQKY